In one Synergistales bacterium genomic region, the following are encoded:
- a CDS encoding histidine phosphatase family protein, producing the protein MEQQQTTTFLVVRHGECKGNREGLFRGRCDFPLNSAGLRQARALAAAVQHLPITRCYTSPLSRSVTTAEHIAERAGCGWEPHEGFNNIALGPWEGRSKDHIAATYPDEWRLWRTSPEALALPDAERLDSVRERSFQALERLAAEHAGEHVAVVSHRAVIKPLLAACLGIASPYFWRLHVDTASYSIVTHSPTAGYCLILLNETGHLESFVRELV; encoded by the coding sequence ATGCAAAGGGAACAGAGAAGGGCTCTTCCGGGGCAGATGCGATTTCCCGTTGAACAGCGCCGGCCTCAGGCAGGCCCGGGCCCTCGCCGCGGCGGTGCAGCACCTGCCGATCACCCGCTGCTACACCAGTCCGCTCAGCCGTTCCGTCACCACGGCGGAACACATCGCGGAGCGTGCGGGCTGCGGCTGGGAACCCCACGAGGGGTTCAACAACATCGCCCTCGGTCCCTGGGAGGGACGCTCCAAGGATCACATCGCCGCCACCTACCCCGACGAGTGGCGCCTGTGGCGCACCAGCCCCGAGGCACTGGCCCTCCCGGACGCCGAGAGGCTGGACAGCGTCAGAGAGCGCTCCTTCCAGGCTCTGGAGCGGCTGGCGGCGGAACACGCCGGCGAGCACGTGGCGGTGGTCTCCCACCGGGCGGTGATCAAACCGCTCCTGGCCGCCTGTCTCGGCATCGCCTCTCCCTACTTCTGGCGCCTCCATGTGGACACCGCTTCCTACAGCATCGTCACCCACTCCCCGACAGCAGGGTACTGCCTCATACTGCTCAACGAAACGGGGCACCTGGAGAGCTTTGTGCGGGAGCTGGTGTAG